Below is a genomic region from Candidatus Eisenbacteria bacterium.
GGGCGGCCCGAATGAGCGACTCCAGGCGCTCGGGGGTGTCCTGAAGAAAGACGTCGACGATTTCCAGGCAAAGCTCTTCATCGCCGTCGAGCCGATCCATCATCCCCTCCCGGTCGAACACCGGGATTCCGGCCGTCGCGCCGGCCGGATTCTCCCCTTCGGCTCCCGCGCCGGTTCTCTCCGCCGCGGCGGAGACGTTCCGGGCGATCACCTCGCGGAGCAAGCGCGGCTGGATCGGCTTGGAGGCGTAGTCGTTCATGCCGGAGGCGAGACACGCCTCCCGGTCCTTCTGCATGGCGTGGGCCGTCACGGCGATGATCGGGATGTGGTGGTCGCGGACGCGCGAATCGGGCGAACGGATCCGGCGGGTCGCCTCCAATCCGTCTATCTCCGGCATCTGAACGTCCATGAGGACGAGGTCGAAATCGTTCTCTTCGAGGGCGACGAGCGCTTCCGCGCCGTTGGCGACGGCCGACACGGAGTGGCCGTCCTTTTCCAGAATCCGGAGGGCGACTTTCTGGTTGATCGGGTTGTCGTCCGCCACGAGGATACGCAGTCCGCTCACCATGTGATTCCTTCCGGTCCGCGCCGGTTATTTTCATGGGCCGTCTTACTCCGCGTATCGGCTCGGCCCGAGCCCCGGTTTAGCCGTCCGTCCGCCTCCGGCGCCTTGACCGCCGCGATCCCCGGTACTATGCTGGAAAGAGCGGACGGGCTTCTTGCCCTGCGGCATATAACCGATTGAGATCGAGTGAGATAGATCGGGTTCCATGCTCCCTTCGCCCACCGGCGGGACAGGAGAACCGATCGGGCGCGACCACGCCGGCTCCTTCCGGCCGCGGATGCCCACCGGCGCCCTCTTTGTTCCAATCCGAAACGAGAAGAAAGGACGACCATGAAAGGACGAAAGATCGCTCTTTTCCTCGCGACGCCGCTCCTCCTCCTCCCTCTCCGTGGAGAAGCCGTCGACTATCCCGAGACGCGCCGGACGGACTTGGTGGAGGAGATCCACGGAACGAAGGTGGCCGATCCCTATCGTTGGATGGAGGACCTGGACTCCGAGGAGATCCACCGGTGGGTGGGGGAACAGAACGGGCTCACCTTCGGTTTTCTCGAGGGGATTCCGGGGCGGAAGCGGATCACCGACCGGATGACCGAGCTATGGAACTACGAACGTTTCGGCATGCCCACCCGCCGGGGGAACCGCTATTTCTTCAGTAAAAACGACGGGCTCCAAAATCAGTCGGTGTATTACGTCCGCGAAGCGCTCCGGGGCGAGCCGCGGGTGCTCATCGATCCCAACGGTTTCTCCGAGGACGGCACCGTCGCGCTCTCCCAAATCTCCATCAGCCCCCGCGGCCGCTACGTGATGTACGGCACGAGCGAAAGCGGATCGGACTGGATGACCTTCCACGTCCGCGACGTCGCCGGCGGGAAGGACATGCCGGACATTC
It encodes:
- a CDS encoding response regulator, whose amino-acid sequence is MSGLRILVADDNPINQKVALRILEKDGHSVSAVANGAEALVALEENDFDLVLMDVQMPEIDGLEATRRIRSPDSRVRDHHIPIIAVTAHAMQKDREACLASGMNDYASKPIQPRLLREVIARNVSAAAERTGAGAEGENPAGATAGIPVFDREGMMDRLDGDEELCLEIVDVFLQDTPERLESLIRAARDADAATVEYLAHSIKGAAGNIGAERVSDIAFRIEKAGSSGDVENVADMVDRLENELRDLNAALHAAGMVPSPATGGE